Part of the Oncorhynchus kisutch isolate 150728-3 linkage group LG2, Okis_V2, whole genome shotgun sequence genome, acacacaaacacacacttactcTCAGAGGGGTAGGGGGGTTGCATGTCGATTTTGTGAACCTCTTTTGCGTAGTACTCCTCCTCGCTTCGTTGGCGCTCACACGTCGCCGCCCGATCGTTGGCTTTCTCCTGCAACAGGTCTCTCGTGCTGTTATAGATGGCGATGATATCCCGCGACACCTCCTCgggcttggggtatgtctccggTGGGCTCGTGAGCTTCAACTTGCTCAGTATCTGTCCACGGATGGCTTCTATGCGCTTTTTCATAAACTGATCCATGTCCAGCGTACTGCATGTAGACAAACTGACGGCCACAGTGGCTAAATCCATGGTCAGGAGAAGACTTAAAACGCAGTAGTTCATTGTGAACTCTAAAAGTAGACTACAGCAGCGTCTTGAAATCTTGACCAAAAAAAGACAAAAGCGGCCTTGGAAAGGCTATTTAAAGATAACGGAAAGGCAATATAAACATGAAAAAAAAGTCTAAATATTGGATATATAGGCTTACACACTTAACTACTTGTGGCCTAAATATTGGGAAACGTGGTAGTTTTGTGATCCCAGTTTCAGCACAGTATTTCAAATTGTACCTGGAAATCCATTCAACCATGGAAGTGAACTAATCTGTAAAATCCGTTATACGGGCTGCGGGGAGCAGACAGCAGCAGTAGGCAATGTATGATATTACCAATCACTTCACAATAAACGCATACTAAACGCGCGTAAAGTTACAATTGTCCAAACGAAAAATACCGAATTGTGGCCATTAAATGCCAATCAAGGTTTAATATAAAAACCTTGAAGTAAAAACAAACTACAACCAGCTAGCTCGCTATCTCCAGTTGTGCAGAACAGACGTGTAGCCTGTGGGTTAGCGCACACCTCTACCGCATCAGAGCGCTGCGAGCTTTCCAACTGTGGCCAGTACCGCGCTCAGCACAAGTCCGTCTTTGATTTCTCTATCTCAAGATCAAGGTGGGCTTCGCTGAGCAGTTGCATCGCGGTTCTTGACAGAAGAACATACAACAGTGCAAAAATCAACCCGTCCTGGTACTCGCAAGGTGTCGTCTCGACGAGATATAACCTATTAAAGTTGTTATAACGCATGTGTTGGGTCAATGTAAATTGAGAAAATGCGGGGAAAAGTGTATCAAAAGTATGGCAAGTAGGTTGAAGTATAAAGATAATCGGTATTTCCTTTTAATACAATGGTAGACCGTTGACGCGTTCCTCCATCTCTTCTTGCTCTGAAAATCGGTCCGCAGAGCTGATGTTGCCAGTGGCACAACAGCATGCGGCCGGTTGTAGAGGGATATTTATAAGACGTACTTAACCACGTGCTCCTTCTTCTTCAAATGGATGTTGTGGTCGTCACTTTCAGGCCGGGGGACTCCTTCAACTTCAGGTTACGAGACGATTTATTGTAATGAGTGTTTAGTGTGCCCATCCGGACAATGCAGCGGGCAATGTCCCTGCGCGCAACCACGGGGTCCTAACGCCAGATGTATAATTTGGCGTCCACTAGCTCAATAACCATATCCACAAGTCCGGTGTAACAACATACGCTTATTTTGGTACCGTATTTTGCAATGGATAAAGTAGACAATAAATATTTCAGATTCGAGCTGGGATGGTTCTAAAGAAACGTCTTGCAGATGAAAACTTACAAGAACATTACAAGAACATAAAATTGAGCTTCCTGAGAAATGATATGAACGGGATAAATACGTGAAAAAGGCTGATTTGATTTGTGGGTTCCGGGTATGCATGCTCTTTTCGCAATCCTCCTCAATAACACGATAGAAGTTGGCAAGAATACTGCTTCCCGTAAAGTTTGAATAACTTCAATAAAAACAACATCACCACTACAAGTAATTTTCTATGCCCATTATTTTTAAAACCCTTTATCCAGCTCTTAAATGGGGGATGTTTAGAATGGTTCTCCCCTGGGTCTTTGTTAGGGAGTGGTACACTACAGCTCTCTTGTCATCCCTGCACCTGTTTTAGGGGGACTGCACCATTTCAGCCATGAGAGTTTATGGACATTCCCGCATCCACTCTGTTTCTATTTTCTTGGATTCTCACTCTCACAGTCATAATGCGCCAGGTTGATTTACATTTACGCTCCCAAGAAAACCCCACTGTTTTCATCCTTTGCCAAGGCTTTTTTTTCCTGTCTCTGCtaaaacctccctctctctcaccctgccccCACACCTCCGACCCCACTCCACCCAAACCAAAGCCTGCAATTCATCAGCAATGACAGGCTCTCAGAAACTCTCTCAGAGCCCGGACTTACTGGTGTAAACCAGATGTTGTCACTAAATCAATACCCACACAGACATCTTAGGCCAACAagaggtgtgagtgtgtgtgtgtgtgtgtgtgtgtgtgtgagatgcatTGGGAATAGAGGTAGATATCTCACACATGGAAGGCAGTTCCTGCATGTCCTCTCCGACACCTGCTCACtgtgttgaacacaccatgaccGGTCAGAGTATACGGtacagtaacacagacagaacacCATTATTACTTTAAAGCCCTCTAAACATATATAGTGAGTGACCCTGTCATGTTTAATCTCCTTCTGCACCTGTAGATATCCCTATATCATTATTTTACACCCAGTGAACCTGTATTAGTAACTCCATCTCTACAATCCCTGTACACCGGTTCAGGAAAACCCTTGGGTCGTGTTCATTTGGGCACAATGACAAAATGACAGAAAACAAGTGTGTTTTATTGGGCACATTCAGGTCGTACCTCACTAGATTCCTACATTTTCTTCTActttgtgcctaatgaacatggccCAGGTCAGAGCAGCAAAGGGACAGCTGGACCtaatagagagggacagaggacaaTACCATATAGACTGAAGAGGATGAGATGACATAGCAGGCTGGTTCTCTAGCAGTGTGTCAACAGAGCCAGGAGAGCCCTGGCATTCCATAGTGGCAGGTCGCAGTGTTGCCATGACGAATGGGCGCTCTAAGCAGTGGAGACAGGTCGGCTGAGACGTGGCGGCATTCTCCTTGCGGCGATAGGGGCGCTTTGCAAATATTTCCACTACTTGTGTGAGTGTGGCAAGGGTCAGACaggaatattattattattttttttttaagaagcgaaagggaaagagaaaagaggagtCAGCAGAACTTCCACTGGGCAGTCGCCACATCAACTTGGCGCTCAGGGTCACTCCGATGTGAGGGCTGTCACCTTGGCAACCGTCCAGTAGACACACGCAGGCAAGCAGTGTGTAAAACGGGGTGGGCGGCACAAAACGAGAGGTTCATGTAGTGGGACAGCATCTCAATGTCACCAGCTGTTCTATGCTCTCTGGCACACACTTTTCCTCTCCGAGGGGTCTTCAGTAGGGCATCTCACATTCTCTGACAGTCAGGGAGCATGTCTACTACATCTTTTGTTTGTCATATGATCACTACAACCATACCACATAAAAACCAGTGGTGTCAAGtgcttaaataaaaaatactttaaagtactaaagtagtgttttggagtatctgtactttactatttatatttttgactggtactttactaCATTCCCAAAAGAATGTCttactttttactccacacattttcactgacaaccaaaagtactagttacattttgaatgcgtaggacaggaaaattgtcaaattcatgcacttatcaagagactcactaaacacaaatgcatcttttgtaaataatgtgaCCCTTGCGacacatacattttaaaaacaagaaaatggtgctgtctgctttgcttaacACAAggaattttttattatttatacttttaatacttaagtatatttaaaaccaaatactttttactcaagtagtattttacaggctgacttccacttttacttgagtaactttctattaaaaggCATCtccacttttactcaagtatgacaattgggtactttttccaccactgcataaaataaatatataaaatttATGAAATAAACTAGAtaaacacagtgtacaaaacattaagaacaacttcctaatattgatttgcAGTGCTATAACTCAGTTCACCAAAAAACTATTAAACACAAAACTGAAAAGGGAAAAGTTTATCAACTGGCTTTTTATTGAGGGACATGCAACTGTTAGGGGGGAAAAGGGTCTATATACACAGCAGAGTTCAGATGGAAAAATGTTCAGTGGGACCTTGACAAGCCAGAGGGCACCAGCATTACACAAACTAGGTATCCTGACCCAAAGCATTGTGGGCCAGAACAGGACCTGGACCGCAGTCTTTCTTCAGCTCCTTGTTCCATATAGAAAATTCAAAAGAGGGGTCTTTGGGCCTGGTAGAGCTGCCtctgggggaagaggagagggaggctggGTTGAGCCGATCTCAGCGATGCAggacccttcagctccattcctCACAGTGGACTCAAAAGGCACGGTCTTGTGTACACACACAGTCCTGGGCGTGCTCAGTCATACACACACTTAGATGGGCCAGTCTGCTCAGTCCGACTCGCTGTTGTCGTCCTCCACACCCTCTGGTGCCTCCTGCTCACCCCCCTCCTCGTcgctctccttgtcccagtccttCATGGAGGCTCCCATCATAAAGTCGTCTCTCAGCACGCTCCAGGCTGGCTTCTCTTCTGCCTCCCTGCCAGTCTATACACAAACAAAATATATCAGCTTTTTACAAAGATGGTACTTATTACCCATACATGATCCGTTTCTTATAGAATAGACCACCACTATAACTCCCAACTCCTAAGTCTCATAACAATAGTCTCCAAGAAAGTTTCACAAGATCCCACAGCCAACAGTGCCACCATGTGGACATCAAGGGAAACTACACTTCACAACAGGCCACTCCAGATAATATTTATTAAATTATTACATTAAATAAGCGGTTATGGTGGCAATTATTACAGACCTGCCCTATACAAGacgcattttttaaatgttaaaatcCCATGTCAATCACCAGAAAAATATCCTGGGTTTGGGTGTCTGAAAAATTTCCTAGACACAATAGATGGTAGTTTGATGCCAATCCCCAATCTAAACCCTTCAATCTCCAGTGCCAGCCCAGCTATAACACTGATCCTCTAACCCTGAAGCTGAGAGGCCCTGTTAGTATGTCAGACTGTCCCTATGGTGCTGCTCAGAGTATGACAGCAGCAATTTTCTCTCTATATTTATTAGAggttggccgattaattagggctgatttaaAGTTTTTATAACAATCGGCATTTGTggacgccgattacattgcattccatgagttcactgcgtggcaggctgaccacctgttacgcgagtgcagtaagccaaggtaagttgctagctagcattaaacttatcttagaaaGAACAATCTTcatataatcactagttaactacacatagttgatgatattactaggttaattagcctgtcctgtgttgcatataatcaatgcagtgcctgttaatttatcatcgaatcacagcctacttcgccaaacgggtgatgtaTTAACAAAAGTATATTGCTGAacaaagcacaatcgttgcacaaatgtgcctaaccataaacatcttttgcctttcttaaaatcaatacaccgaagtatatatatttttaaacctgcatatttagttaaaataaatccatgttagcaggcaatattaactagggaaattgtgtcacttctcttgcgttccttgcacgcagagtcagggtatatgcaacaattTGGGCCGAGTGactcgttgcaaactaatttgctagaattgtacataattatgacattttttattttacctttatttatacaggttttttctcattgagataacatctcttttccaagagagacctggtccaatagcagcagggggaacaacgtttcagacaaaacaacttacatacactaccagaacattaaacaaaactataaacacacatacagcacaacaattacatattacaTTAAAACAAACATCTTGACCAAAAACAGCTGGCCTAATaacaattacactcttctatgattaTATACATCAATCAAGTGTTTAAACGATCAAGTgttttaaaatgttcaggagagaattccaggaccacggagctaagtaactaaaactatttctaccatgaaCATAAacttggcacatattgcacttttactttcttctccaacactgtttttgcattatttaaaccaaattgaacatgtttcattatttatttgaggctaaatagattttattgatgtattatattaagttaaaaataagtgttcattcagtattgttgtaattgccattattacaaaaaaattaaaatatctaccgattaatcggtatcggcttttttgggtcctccaataaatcagtatcagcgttgaaaaatcataatcggtcgacctctactttaaTGTACTTGACAATGTTAAggtatttgacaacttttacttcactacaatacctaaagaaaataatgtattttttactccattcattttccctgacaccgaaAAGTACTCATTATAttttgaattttttatttattatttatttattttacctttatttaaccaggtaggcaagttgagaacaagttctcatttacaatatgCTTAGCATATATATTTACAatatgcttagcaggacagaaaaattgtccaattcacacacttatcaagaaaacatGCCTGGCCATCCCTACCGCCtaagatctggcagactcactaaaaacaaatgcttagtttgtaaattatgtgtgagggttggagtgtgcccctggctatccgtaaatgtaaaaataaatacaattatgctgtctggtttgtttaatataaggaatttgaaattattcatagtttcacttttatttttgatatttaagtacatttaaaaccaaacactaagacttttactcaagtattattttactgggtgacattcacttttacttttttatgaaggcatctttacttttactcaagtatgacaattaggtACTTTTTCGACCACTGCATATTCGAACATTTGGATGTAGCCTACTGCTGTGTGCGCTTTGCttataatgtaaaaaataaaaaaattatttaaaaaagttCATCTAAATTAAGCTAAACTTGATCTATtgcttaaaaaaaatatttaaaaaaatatgtgtaGTGGTTGTATGAATATGGGATCCATCGTCCTACAGCTGCCCCAGAGTCTGATTCAAATGTTGTTTTCCTCGCACAGAACGACAAGCTAACCAATAGATTAGGTTAACATTCCTACTATGGGGTATAGAACATTGACATAGGCGAGTGATATTGCTGTTTCTTTACttgtcttgttggctgaggaaaagcaAATGTGGACAGTTTTTTTAACATCTTCAAAGTGCGCATCAGAATTTGATAAGaagtgtgtctgtcttcacttgtaggcTACTTCAGAGCTGCTAGGCCTGTGAGAAGGACCCGACTAATAAGAATTGATATagctgagagagccatgtgagtgaggtGCATTGGTGCACAGCGACTGGCATCCGGGAGAATGGAATTATAAACTATTATATTCAGCACAACTACAACTGGCTGCAATTGACACTTTAGCTGCAATAAatctttaggggggggggggggggggggtgaatctAGCACCTGCCTTAAGACCAACTCTGGGAAAACAACACatcagtgggagagagaggtatcGGGGATGAAACtcaccatctgtctctctgtcttggtgACAACCTCGCTGCCTCCCTCTGTGCCACGCAGCACGTTGATGAAGTCTTTcttggagacagaggagaggagcttGGCCTTCTTCCTCTCCGAGCCGCCCGCCTCCTTCACCTTCTCATCCACCGTTTTCTGGTGTTTCCTCACAGCGTTGAACAGCTGTACTACCCCCCTGTGGAGAGGTACACACATCACACTGTCATTCTGGTAGAATTTAAAGCCAATTCACTGTAAGATTAATTGTAATATTTTGTGGCGCTTATATTTAGCACAAAATCATAAATGCATGGGATTTTTTCCTGATCTAATAATTTTGTTATCGCCATCCTCAAATGGCAGGCATTGTATCATCTTTAAGCGATATGCTGTTGAATTACaccttttgttgtgttacagtgtgaattcaaaatggtttaaaggtgtttttttccccacccatctacacacaaaccCCCATAATAAAATGGaaacaggtttagaaatattAACCAATTTTAAAAATAACcaatttacataagcattcacaccactaaatcaatacatgttagaatcaccatcggcagcaattacagctgtgagtctttctgggtaagtctctaagagctttgcacacgtgAATTGTACAACATTTGGCCATTATACTTTTCAAGATtcatcaagctctgtcaagttggttgttgatcattactagacaaccATTTCCAGGTCTTGACATAGATCTTCAAGAGATTTAAGCTGAAACTAACTcggccattcaggaacattcactgtcttcttggtaagcaactccagtgtatttggtcagattattgtcctgctgaaaggtgaattcatctcccagtgtctggtggaaaggattttgcctgtgcttggctccattcttgtttagtttctctatgcttgaaaatatggcgcatggtactcagtaatgtgttgtattcaggacaaaaagttaattgcattttttgcagtattactttcgtGTGTTGTTGCAAACAGGGTGCATGTTCAGGAATAGTTGTatactgtacaggcttccttttcactctgtcaattaggttagtattgtggagtagctacaaaattgttgatccatcctcagttttctactatcacagccattaaactaaccgttttaaagtcaccattttaAAGAGAAATCCCTGAgacgtttccttcctctctggcaactgagttaggaaggactcctgtatctttgttgtgactTGGTGTGTTGATACACCTTCCAAAGGGATATTAAATGTCTGCTtagattgtttttttttgtataacTTAAAGATAATTGTATGCATGCGGTACAGAGATGcagtagtcattaaaaaattatGTTAAGCACTATTATGGCAGAGTGAGCTTATGCAAGTTATCATGCGACTCCTTACAACAATGGGGTtgaatacagtacattcagaaactattcagacccctagaccttttccatgttatgttacagccttactcaaaaatgtataaaattaaaatccctcaatctacacacaacaccccataatgacaaagcaaaaacaccttatttacttaagtattcagacccattgctatgagactagaaattgagctcaggtgcatcctgtttccattgatcacctttgagatgtttctacaaattgattggagtccgcctgtggtaaattcaattaattagaCATGAttctgacagtgcatgtcagagcaaaaaccaagccatgaggtcaaaggaattgtctgtagagctccgagacaagattgtgttgaggcacaaatctggggaagggtaccaaaacatttctgtagaattCAAGGTCcaaaaacagtggcctccatcattcttaaatggaataagtttggaataaccaagactcttcctagagctggccgccaggccaaaccgagcaattggaggagaagggccttggtcaggaaggtgaccaagaacccggtggtcactctggcagagctccagacttcctctgtagagatgagagaacattccagaaggacaaccatctctgcagcactccaccaatcaggcctttatggtagactggccagacagaaagacattcctcagtaaaaaggcacatgatagcccacttggaacacctaaaggactctcagaccatgagaaacaagattcactggtctgatgaaaacaagattcaacactttggcctgaatgccaagtgtcatgtctggaggaaacctggcaccatctctacagtgaagcatggtgggggcagcatcatgtgtggggatgtttttcagcagcagggactgggagactagtcaggattgagagaaagatgaagggagcaaagtacagagagatccttgatgaaaacatgcaccagagtgctcaggacctctgactaaggcgaaggttcatcttccaacaggacaacgaccctaagcacacagccaagacaatgcaggagtggctttgggacatgtctctctgaatgtccttaagtggcccagccagatcgggcttgaacccgatggaacatctctggagtgacttcaaaatatctgtgcagcaacgtTCCTCATCTAACCTGaaggagcttgagaggatctgcagagaagaatgggagaaactccccaaatataggcatggctaagcttgtagcatcatacccaagaagactcaaggctgtaattgcatcaacaaagtactgaatacttatgtaaataaggtatgtgttttacttttaatacttttgcaaaaaaatctaaacttttttttctgtcattatggggtgttgtgtgtagattgaggggggtaAAAACAATGAAATCAATAATAGAATGAGGCtgaaaagtaacaaaatgtgggaaaagtcaaggtgtctgaatactttccgaatgcactgtacttattgatccaagacatttcagcttttcattcatttgtaaaaaacaaaacaaaaaaacaacataattccactttgacattattgtgtgcaggccagtgaccaaaaatagaaattgaatccattttaaaatcaggCTTTAACAcgacaacatttggaaaaagtcacatggtgtgaatactttctgaaggcactgtaggtttgTAAGCGGCACACGTGTGTTTGTACCTGGTAGCAACTCTCTGCAggttcctctcattctctctgtcttttacaaCGTCTGGTTTCTCTCGACACATCATCTCCCAAGCTCGCCTTTTATCAGTCTGACGGCCaggggaaaaaaagttattaagCATGTACATACAGGCAAGCTGTACTGAATAAATGCCATGGGTGCAATTTAACGCCAGGTGAACTGGTCTAAGGACATTTCTGTTATCA contains:
- the LOC109864867 gene encoding RRP15-like protein, with the translated sequence MASVEKAHVENSAVILEEDSEPQEDHSAESDDSDRGSDGGGSEDGGSDGEGSEDGGSDDGEEDGESDGEQAKYGGSEGEKEEGEGNREADDVDTNPNAGWAEAMAKILQKKTPASKPSILLKNKELDKMKEKEKKESLERKKQTDKRRAWEMMCREKPDVVKDRENERNLQRVATRGVVQLFNAVRKHQKTVDEKVKEAGGSERKKAKLLSSVSKKDFINVLRGTEGGSEVVTKTERQMTGREAEEKPAWSVLRDDFMMGASMKDWDKESDEEGGEQEAPEGVEDDNSESD